Proteins from a single region of Amblyomma americanum isolate KBUSLIRL-KWMA chromosome 10, ASM5285725v1, whole genome shotgun sequence:
- the LOC144108265 gene encoding TNF receptor-associated factor 3-like, giving the protein MEENHSSREGECWYVFKGFAFGLNHRPIKLTERVDSVYVCVACEQLPASYTRLQCGHNMCDDCLGMAMNSPGLFGEDCADAYGTCPADGVKILQSGLRTVHMPFDIVTSMRAHCFNVEHGCPYQATLEDVREHFELYCRFHPLSCRYCRRQDIQIKDIVTHLRICRGGRSSGEKA; this is encoded by the coding sequence ATGGAAGAGAATCATTCCTCACGGGAGGGCGAATGCTGGTACGTGTTCAAGGGCTTCGCCTTCGGCCTTAACCACCGGCCTATCAAGCTCACGGAGCGTGTGGacagcgtgtatgtgtgtgtggctTGCGAACAGCTGCCAGCGAGCTACACGCGTCTCCAATGCGGTCATAACATGTGCGACGACTGTCTGGGGATGGCCATGAACTCGCCTGGGCTCTTCGGCGAAGACTGTGCAGACGCATACGGAACGTGTCCAGCGGACGGAGTGAAAATCTTGCAGAGCGGACTCAGAACCGTCCACATGCCCTTCGACATCGTGACCAGCATGCGGGCCCATTGCTTCAACGTAGAGCACGGCTGCCCGTACCAGGCCACGCTTGAGGACGTCCGTGAGCACTTCGAGTTATACTGCCGCTTCCACCCCCTCAGTTGTCGCTACTGCCGGAGACAAGATATACAGATCAAGGACATCGTCACGCATCTCCGCATTTGTCGTGGAGGACGAAGCAGCGGCGAGAAGGCCTAA